The Montipora capricornis isolate CH-2021 chromosome 1, ASM3666992v2, whole genome shotgun sequence genome contains a region encoding:
- the LOC138016827 gene encoding sacsin-like, which produces MQELPFVKKERQRVTASNVFDPRNKVLQIIFVREDVFPVGEIYRNPAILLLLEDLGMKNEQHITAKNILQTARTVSKVTSLPIARQKSEATLSYLLRNPKKLLELVDGQQLGNFLNEIFWVARLEQKTHQFPPSLRWWAEDEGGRKKYFFKPTELKSHSQASVIGTVKPVVEVDPTSEISRYFGWQNKPEVVTVVQHFRNVIASYSKDEKPFYIFVVNEIYSFLSGKSPDVVKKALNGVNLVAWIWNGDGFSSPDNMLFCKPTIDLTPYVLFLPSEMKSHEGFFQRFGMKKTSDPTVLLQVLRMMKEKYGDENMKYSPVDVKRDIQLSADILNEVANAELPEEVKTNVLLPTYGKDKSGVRFEPVEHCMYCEHDEWLQVEDNGNQDECFFVHPFIPNKTAQLLGVPSKTHRLLNPDELLIGEEFGQEEKLTTRLNRLLEDYKDGLAVIKELIQNADDAGATVVKFLYDKRTNHDALDSLFSKGMRGCQGPALWVYNDAKFKDDDFINITKLNEATKVQETEKIGRFGLGFNAVYNLTDVPMFTSRNYFVIFDPHAKYLGHAIKNKRKPGMKIDLNKNVHNLRKFRDQFKTFHGIFGCDLSLDKDNNSFDGTLFRFPLRTREQALRSEIKELSYNDQEMWKLLEMFHSRAKSLLLFTQNVFRLEVYRISGLSNQVSQPELMFEVTKSILDGGIVRELSFPVTFPGNAVALDADQKTLLKNCNFLQASSKVTKNVRAHGFYPFQLPESSIVFSVKCILTDAGLDYFNLGDESRNQCEIWHVVSAMGDGNALQFSMNDPSFVPSGGVAVPLEQKKPDVFIPLSVSRNGDGKKTSGTIFCYLPLPIQSGLAVHINGPFAVTSNRRYLSEKLEDDKSCYGAEWNDALMQDCVVAAFFKLLEDVKQKIPDHVSYVYHSLWPRACDVHQHCWPFLVSFYKQLARGGHVLFSNELEWADITRVVFLHPSLRMNHQIGDVSFAVLKHLAKVNYLVVDLPNEVFESFLACHLWAEIRDKTFDENRFFSEIVFPNILKVPTNLRNELVLYALKLDRDDFDELIKRHACIPVSSNENLLKCPTQLVHPSSQASCLYCHDDARFPGGKEDTFLSPLILGRLEKLGMKSNDLPWDDIAERAESIQKLNIGNRKAAIERVKALLNFTERKLKCSENDPPPAVLNRLLSAPFLPILKKPESFPLTWNGDVMHSGQRALIAPKDVYLKERKYHVCCTEPLTDQDVPKRVRKLFKLEQKEVSLEHVMTQLKEAMSINIHKLDHSGFKEVGQVCRRGYSFLQENMNERTTSSIKEFLSQRKFVLMEKDRQFVSVDHVAFEVNTDCSPYLFKLPEEFADCFSCILKLSGVRDTFEAKDYIRGLVTVKQQFGEKQLNKTTLQAAANMANELAALVNPNANALKAPDQWGLIYLPDSKRVMRGVTDLCLKDYPWMPDDSSEHFLHEKIPWSSGENLGVKTRRDAALEHYDIGLPFGQKEILTYRLKRILTGYPGGSEILKELVQNADDAQASEMCFIKDPRHHPEERVFKDSWQPLQGPALCVYNNKPFTKGDIEGICNLGKGSKGDDPNKTGQYGVGFNAVYHLTDVPSFISVGNEIGDVLCVFDPHCKYIPCSTESRPGRMFQDIENLRKKFPDVFSCYLEDHFPAKNATMFRFPLRTEKMAQESQISQTSVTVEELDKMMNDLKEELFDVLLFVDNVRKVATAAIDDCGKLVTNYSVRVIMSPADELKREELSCYIKEIGNKVKQKKILPTDVEVKKRTYTLELLDSDARKEKWLIVQQIGFEKTTKKDVIDACQEDELAMLPRGGVACLLESTTVPKRAKKAYCFLPLPLRTKLPVHVNGHFALDHETRRNLWRNEVPGFRSDWNNALLQDVIASCYLTLLDEVRGLIQLPVNEGSASFPKTCSKNVMFTKLSFYEELFPKYPFEDVEWKTLTDAVYQEMDLKKMRIIPVVRRIQPGLRNSPDESKRDSTVEIQWFPPTGSGKDQTYFNDLHLKGYFALFNLEPTGYRKRRDEATLRGKLAFEEILLKTGFNLVAFSLKIFDAFKEAGIEVCCVSPSVVMDFYKSSSGKKPLCRIGEIPCNVKNTNFINLAGVALVLRYCNNDGHFVEKLSGLPLLLTQELILQSFNERQPICLSQYYDLLPFSKFLFVHATMRSDIFRDTAITKVAVFRPLDVEVFASQLHRTLPPQFNSKDQYMKWCPDDQASSLPSRRWVSRVWTFLEDCVSQASKKEVENEEGEVPCILDLLSPLSHWCLLPVTETSQRLTSSTTLRAKQIAVNHFLVPVTKAESVLYFEECSENEHTVVRALRNLGLPELNSSVLTHCKLAQSLVATVRSPHSLLAALDHNIGGASSSLENKLELSDAMVVLEYFCRNTEVLRETDKEILRKLPFYPRSGGIGKLEGKEAFVIPSEFPAEEMSTVEAILDCWFLEPDMGLSDLYQFLQVANLSFAEVYMNFVLKCFEHFSLQGILAHLLHIRDRVSRKTSEDKKERERLFNCLKTVKCVPAADGSLKTASSFYDPENEVFFTMLPKESFPPKPFDSSDWLVFLREIGLVQDVSASTFLDFARKVEWEAKTAPTDNTRRKSEVLVYHLICRPHVVNEGLLPLVRDIAFVATDPVNDELRKLCPPFKDAENPFIAFEGSIDSDHEKLVWTEAHLLPKWADPRLIQNSFIRPQQRSFEYCPNDLLEGLQVLTEPPVDLVVSHCQTLCYYLRGNDSEREVIRCGSSSIITEVMESIYSFLQKNALSEKKVKQRLEKTHCVLVERGQKLILPRQAVLRMYEQLEIKPFLYRVPPYFGRFHQLFEFLGCSKDVSPIHYAVVLEILQRDCQSGNLNSDELNKCAAAVKGFFNSLQKDTDYLCTLSKLYLPSMPARGDPKNSNLSTIPVTLQESTNLFFDDAPTFVHRIQRLAQPFVVELSLMNVRCKFSTDNCKDLIMKLPQHLQPKMLSEVVKEKLSYPQGTVIVSSEMLNTLKQQLWSVQFGRGLARLIKDAKSQDKSFDKEVISGIEDSLRKIQLLSVKSLSTSLFHSEVLIPGSQSNVPFFIETRQESDGHVYKVYIQATAEGHVKRYSLALIAKIIIEIYGKYLGKNAFMVSEILRCPVTEIWSMLDEMNILKDDSYIEEEISIYPEPGTLIPVELHYLLKNTFEEFDPGENVGYQLHDPSLDTEDTTTYIYAIITEEVTDDDVSLREKKYMINIGHDKEPATAEASRLFKLCPLNEVFDYKSGCHRNKQEVLDEERRGLLTSFCTRNPQPQEAKRWLRQAKADLEAAVNGFSLTIPFYEWICFQCHQAAEKAIKAVRYENGVEKVDVHNLVLNCSDLADTKLIDLARALEKLVGDSTRMRYPDRVPHPQIPNDLYSRSMANEAQEIAARIVAHVEERLEPHPET; this is translated from the exons ATGCAGGAGTTGCCCtttgtgaaaaaagaaagacagaGAGTGACGGCATCGAACGTTTTTGATCCCAGAAACAAAGTTTTGCAAATAATATTTGTTCGCGAGGATGTATTTCCGGTTGGAGAAATCTACCGCAACCCAGCAATTCTTCTTCTGTTAGAAGACCTCgggatgaaaaacgagcaacataTTACTGCAAAGAACATTTTGCAAACTGCAAGAACAGTTTCTAAGGTGACGAGCCTTCCCATCGCCAGGCAAAAGTCAGAAGCCACACTGTCGTACTTGCTTAGAAACCCTAAAAAGCTACTTGAGCTTGTTGATGGACAGCAACTGGGAAACTTCCTTAATGAGATTTTCTGGGTCGCAAGATTAGAACAAAAGACTCATCAATTTCCTCCGTCTCTTCGATGGTGGGCAGAAGATGAAGGAGgaagaaaaaagtattttttcaAACCAACGGAGCTCAAAAGCCACAGTCAGGCCAGTGTCATTGGAACGGTCAAGCCTGTTGTAGAAGTTGACCCAACGAGTGAGATATCCAGATATTTTGGATGGCAAAACAAACCGGAAGTAGTCACAGTCGTACAGCATTTTCGAAATGTGATAGCTTCCTATTCTAAAGATGAGAAGCCCTTTTACATATTTGTGGTAAACGAAATCTACTCATTCTTGAGTGGAAAAAGCCCCGACGTTGTTAAAAAGGCATTAAACGGAGTGAATCTAGTTGCCTGGATATGGAATGGGGATGGCTTTTCCTCACCAGACAATATGCTCTTTTGTAAACCAACTATTGACCTCACACCCTACGTACTTTTCCTTCCATCAGAGATGAAGAGTCACGAAGGCTTCTTTCAACGTTTTGGAATGAAAAAGACAAGTGACCCAACTGTTTTGCTCCAAGTTCTGAGAATGATGAAAGAGAAGTACGGTGATGAGAATATGAAATATAGTCCTGTCGACGTCAAACGTGATATTCAGCTCTCTGCAGATATCCTGAATGAGGTAGCCAATGCAGAATTACCAGAAGAGGTTAAGACGAATGTTCTTCTTCCGACATATGGGAAAGACAAATCGGGTGTCCGCTTTGAACCAGTTGAACACTGCATGTATTGTGAACACGACGAATGGCTACAGGTAGAGGATAATGGTAATCAAGATGAGTGTTTCTTTGTGCATCCATTTATACCTAACAAGACTGCCCAGCTTCTTGGCGTTCCATCCAAGACTCATCGATTGCTTAATCCTGATGAGCTGCTTATTGGGGAAGAATTTGGACAAGAAGAGAAACTAACTACACGGCTCAATCGCCTGCTAGAGGACTACAAAGATGGGCTTGCAGTGATAAAGGAGCTTATTCAAAATGCTGACGATGCTGGTGCAACTGTTGTCAAATTCTTATACGACAAAAGAACCAACCATGATGCCTTGGATTCTCTTTTTTCTAAGGGTATGAGGGGCTGCCAGGGTCCTGCTTTGTGGGTGTACAATGATGCAAAATTTAAAGACGACGACTTTATAAACATAACAAAGCTCAATGAGGCAACGAAAGTTCAAGAGACGGAAAAAATTGGCAGATTTGGACTCGGCTTCAATGCGGTGTACAATCTGACTGATGTGCCTATGTTCACAAGCAGAAACTACTTTGTGATATTTGATCCCCATGCCAAATACCTTGGTCATGCCATCAAGAACAAAAGGAAGCCTGGTATGAAGATTGACCTTAACAAAAACGTTCATAATCTACGCAAGTTCAGAGATCAGTTCAAAACATTTCATGGTATCTTTGGCTGTGATCTTAGCCTTGATAAAGATAACAATTCATTTGATGGCACACTTTTCCGTTTCCCGCTAAGGACGAGAGAGCAGGCGCTCAGGAGCGAAATCAAAGAGCTGTCTTACAACGATCAAGAAATGTGGAAACTATTGGAGATGTTTCATTCTAGAGCCAAATCGTTACTCCTTTTCACACAAAATGTGTTCCGTTTGGAAGTGTACCGTATTTCCGGATTGTCCAATCAAGTTTCACAACCCGAGTTAATGTTTGAGGTTACTAAATCAATTTTGGATGGAGGAATCGTAAgagaattgtcctttcctgtcACATTTCCTGGCAATGCAGTGGCATTAGATGCAGACCAAAAAACGCTTCTCAAGAACTGCAATTTCCTTCAAGCATCGTCTAAGGTTACAAAAAACGTTAGAGCACATGGGTTTTACCCATTTCAGCTTCCTGAATCTTCGATTGTATTCAGTGTGAAATGCATTCTCACAGACGCTGGTTTGGATTATTTTAACTTGGGTGACGAGTCACGTAACCAGTGTGAAATTTGGCATGTCGTCTCTGCAATGGGTGATGGCAACGCACTTCAATTTTCAATGAATGACCCCAGTTTTGTACCCTCTGGTGGTGTAGCCGTGCCGTTGGAACAAAAGAAACCAGACGTTTTCATACCTCTGTCCGTCTCCCGAAATGGGGATGGTAAGAAAACAAGTGGCACCATATTCTGTTACCTCCCTCTACCAATCCAGAGTGGTCTGGCTGTGCACATAAATGGACCATTTGCAGTGACTTCTAACAGACGCTACTTGTCCGAGAAGCTTGAGGATGACAAGTCCTGCTATGGAGCGGAGTGGAATGATGCTCTAATGCAAGACTGTGTTGTTGCTGCATTTTTTAAGCTCCTTGAAGATGTCAAGCAAAAGATTCCTGACCATGTCTCATATGTGTATCATTCATTGTGGCCGAGGGCGTGCGATGTACACCAGCATTGTTGGCCTTTTCTCGTTTCGTTCTACAAACAACTTGCAAGGGGAGGGCATGTTCTGTTCTCGAATGAACTGGAATGGGCAGACATCACTCGTGTTGTTTTCCTGCATCCCAGTCTCCGAATGAATCATCAAATAGGGGATGTTTCTTTCGCTGTGCTGAAGCACTTGGCAAAAGTGAACTATCTAGTAGTTGATTTGCCCAATGAGGTGTTTGAGTCATTTCTTGCTTGTCATCTGTGGGCTGAAATAAGGGACAAGACGTTTGACGAGAACCGCTTTTTCAGTGAAATTGTTTTCCCCAATATCTTGAAAGTTCCTACAAATCTAAGGAATGAGTTAGTGCTTTACGCTCTGAAACTTGACAGGGATGATTTTGATGAGCTGATTAAGAGGCATGCCTGCATTCCAGTTTCGTCAAATGAAAATTTGCTTAAATGCCCAACCCAATTAGTTCATCCCAGCAGCCAGGCCTCCTGTTTATATTGTCATGATGACGCCAGGTTTCCTGGTGGAAAGGAAGATACGTTTCTAAGTCCTCTAATTCTAGGAAGACTTGAGAAACTGGGGATGAAGTCAAATGATCTACCCTGGGATGACATTGCCGAAAGAGCGGAGAGCATTCAGAAGCTAAATATAGGCAACAGGAAGGCGGCCATTGAGCGTGTAAAAGCGTTACTAAATTTTACAGAAAGGAAATTAAAGTGCAGTGAAAACGATCCACCGCCTGCTGTTTTGAATCGCCTGCTAAGTGCGCCGTTCCTACCGATTTTGAAGAAACCCGAGTCATTCCCTCTAACTTGGAATGGCGACGTGATGCATAGTGGTCAGAGGGCTCTGATCGCGCCAAAGGACGTTTATTTGAAAGAGAGGAAGTACCATGTGTGTTGCACTGAGCCTTTAACGGATCAAGATGTGCCAAAGAGGGTCAGAAAATTATTCAAGCTGGAGCAAAAAGAAGTTTCACTGGAACATGTTATGACGCAACTTAAGGAGGCTATGTCGATCAACATACATAAACTCGATCATTCTGGCTTTAAAGAAGTAGGTCAAGTTTGTAGAAGGGGATATTCATTTTTACAAGAAAACATGAACGAGCGAACAACTTCGTCTATCAAAGAATTTCTTTCGCAAAGAAAGTTTGTTCTAATGGAGAAGGATAGACAATTCGTCTCCGTGGATCATGTCGCTTTTGAAGTAAATACCGATTGCTCTCCATACCTCTTTAAACTTCCAGAGGAATTTGCTGATTGTTTTTCTTGCATCTTGAAACTTTCTGGTGTAAGGGATACGTTTGAAGCCAAAGATTATATTCGCGGACTTGTTACGGTCAAGCAACAGTTTGGTGAGAAACAACTCAACAAAACTACCTTACAAGCGGCCGCAAATATGGCAAATGAACTTGCTGCACTCGTAAATCCCAACGCTAACGCATTAAAAGCACCAGACCAATGGGGACTGATTTACCTTCCAGATTCTAAAAGAGTAATGCGTGGTGTTACTGATTTGTGCTTGAAGGATTACCCGTGGATGCCTGACGACTCAAGCGAGCATTTTCTTCATGAAAAAATTCCTTGGAGCAGTGGAGAAAACCTCGGCGTTAAAACACGAAGGGATGCAGCTTTGGAACATTATGATATTGGATTACCTTTCGGTCAAAAAGAGATATTGACATATCGATTGAAACGCATACTGACAGGTTACCCAGGTGGAAGCGAAATTTTGAAAGAGCTTGTGCAAAATGCCGATGATGCCCAAGCTAGTGAGATGTGTTTCATTAAAGATCCCAGACACCATCCTGAGGAAAGAGTGTTCAAAGACAGCTGGCAACCTTTGCAAGGGCCTGCACTTTGtgtttacaacaacaagccATTTACCAAAGGAGATATAGAAGGGATTTGTAACCttggtaaaggcagcaaaggagACGATCCTAACAAAACTGGTCAGTACGGCGTCGGCTTCAATGCTGTGTATCACTTGACTGACGTGCCGTCCTTTATATCTGTGGGAAATGAAATTGGTGACGTATTGTGTGTTTTCGACCCACATTGCAAGTACATCCCCTGTTCAACTGAATCAAGACCTGGCAGAATGTTTCAAGACATTGAaaacttgagaaaaaaattTCCAGATGTTTTCTCCTGCTATCTTGAAGATCATTTTCCTGCTAAGAATGCAACCATGTTTAGATTTCCTCTGAGAACTGAGAAAATGGCTCAGGAATCCCAAATATCTCAAACTTCAGTCACTGTTGAAGAATTGGATAAAATGATGAATGATCTGAAGGAAGAGTTGTTTGatgttcttttgtttgtagACAATGTTAGGAAAGTTGCTACTGCGGCCATAGACGACTGTGGGAAGTTGGTCACGAACTACTCTGTTCGTGTAATAATGTCACCTGCAGATGAACTGAAAAGAGAGGAACTTTCTTGCTATATAAAAGAGATTGGAAATAAAGTTAAGCAAAAGAAGATCCTTCCTACAGACGTAGAGGTGAAAAAACGTACCTACACCTTGGAGCTCCTGGACAGTGACGCAAGGAAGGAGAAGTGGTTGATTGTTCAACAAATTGGCTTTGAGAAGACTACGAAGAAGGACGTCATAGACGCCTGTCAAGAAGACGAGTTGGCAATGCTTCCGCGTGGAGGTGTGGCCTGCCTTTTGGAGAGCACGACAGTGCCAAAGCGGGCAAAGAAAGCCTATTGTTTTCTTCCACTTCCTTTAAGAACCAAGCTTCCCGTTCATGTCAATGGGCACTTTGCATTAGACCACGAGACTAGACGAAACCTATGGAGAAACGAGGTTCCTGGTTTTCGAAGTGACTGGAACAACGCTTTGTTACAAGATGTCATTGCGTCTTGTTACCTTACCCTTTTGGACGAAGTGCGGGGATTAATTCAACTGCCGGTTAATGAGGGCTCTGCTTCTTTTCCGAAAACTTGCAGTAAAAATGTCATGTTCACAAAGTTAAGTTTCTATGAGGAGCTTTTCCCAAAATATCCCTTTGAGGATGTCGAGTGGAAAACCTTAACTGACGCTGTCTACCAGGAAATGGATCTGAAGAAGATGCGCATTATACCTGTTGTGAGAAGGATACAACCAGGCCTTCGCAATAGTCCTGATGAGTCGAAACGAGATTCCACTGTTGAGATTCAGTGGTTCCCTCCGACTGGCTCTGGCAAGGACCAAACATACTTTAATGATCTCCATTTGAAGGGTTATTTTGCTCTATTTAATCTTGAACCGACTGGGTATCGAAAGCGAAGAGATGAGGCTACATTAAGAGGGAAACTTGCATTTGAAGAAATTCTTTTGAAAACTGGATTCAATCTAGTTGCCTTTTCCCTTAAGATTTTTGATGCGTTCAAGGAGGCAGGAATAGAAGTGTGCTGCGTCTCTCCTTCAGTGGTAATGGATTTTTACAAGTCATCCAGCGGCAAGAAACCTCTCTGTAGAATTGGAGAGATTCCTTGCAATGTGAAAAACACGAATTTCATAAATCTAGCCGGTGTGGCTCTGGTTTTGAGGTACTGCAATAATGACGGACATTTTGTGGAAAAGCTCTCGGGTCTTCCCTTGCTTCTTACTCAAGAGCTCATCTTACAATCTTTCAACGAAAGACAGCCCATATGCCTTAGTCAGTATTATGACTTATTACCTTTCTCAAAGTTCCTTTTTGTGCATGCGACAATGCGCAGCGATATTTTCAGAGATACTGCCATCACAAAGGTTGCTGTTTTCCGTCCTTTGGATGTTGAAGTGTTCGCTTCCCAATTGCATCGTACCTTGCCTCCTCAGTTTAATAGCAAAGATCAGTACATGAAGTGGTGTCCTGATGACCAGGCTTCCTCCCTACCGAGTCGCCGCTGGGTCTCCAGGGTGTGGACCTTTTTGGAGGACTGTGTCAGCCAAGCTTCAAAGAAAGAAGTGGAAAATGAGGAAGGTGAAGTTCCATGCATTCTTGACCTACTGTCACCGCTGTCACATTGGTGTCTTCTACCAGTCACCGAAACATCGCAGCGCTTGACGTCTTCCACCACACTTCGTGCAAAGCAAATAGCCGTAAATCACTTTTTGGTTCCTGTGACAAAAGCCGAATCGGTTCTTTATTTTGAAGAATGTAGCGAGAACGAACATACGGTGGTACGTGCACTCCGAAATCTAGGCCTACCGGAACTTAACAGTTCTGTGTTAACACATTGCAAGTTAGCCCAAAGTTTAGTGGCTACCGTCAGGTCCCCGCACTCCCTCCTTGCTGCACTTGACCATAATATAGGGGGAGCCTCTTCCTCCCTCGAGAACAAGTTAGAGTTATCAGATGCTATGGTAGTGTTGGAATACTTTTGCCGCAACACCGAAGTTCTTAGAGAAACCGACAAAGAAATTTTGAGGAAGCTCCCGTTTTATCCAAGAAGTGGTGGAATCGGAAAGCTTGAAGGGAAAGAGGCGTTCGTTATACCCAGTGAATTTCCTGCAGAGGAGATGTCTACTGTTGAGGCCATTCTTGACTGCTGGTTTCTGGAGCCTGACATGGGTTTATCTGATCTTTATCAATTCTTACAAGTGGCGAATTTGTCCTTTGCTGAAGTGTACATGAATTTTGTCCTAAAATGCTTCgagcattttagtttgcaaggAATATTGGCCCATCTTCTGCACATTCGTGACAGAGTGTCCCGGAAAACAAGTGAAGATAAGAAGGAGAGGGAGAGGCTGTTCAACTGTTTGAAGACAGTGAAATGCGTGCCAGCCGCCGATGGCTCGCTGAAGACAGCGTCCAGTTTTTATGATCCTGAAAATGAGGTTTTTTTTACTATGCTCCCTAAAGAGAGCTTTCCTCCAAAACCTTTCGACTCTTCTGACTGGTTGGTGTTTTTAAGGGAGATAGGTCTGGTTCAAGACGTTTCTGCAAGTACGTTTTTGGATTTTGCACGCAAAGTAGAGTGGGAGGCTAAAACTGCACCAACTGATAATACACGCCGGAAATCTGAAGTGTTGGTTTATCACCTCATCTGTCGACCACATGTAGTCAATGAGGGACTCTTGCCCCTAGTCCGTGATATTGCCTTTGTAGCAACAGATCCTGTCAACGACGAACTGCGAAAACTCTGTCCACCGTTCAAAGACGCTGAAAACCCATTCATTGCATTTGAGGGATCGATTGACAGTGATCATGAGAAACTAGTGTGGACAGAAGCACATCTGCTTCCCAAATGGGCAGATCCGAGGTTAATTCAAAACAGCTTTATACGTCCTCAACAAAGAAGTTTTGAGTATTGCCCCAACGATCTTCTAGAAGGTCTTCAGGTTCTTACAGAACCTCCTGTTGATCTTGTTGTTAGCCACTGCCAAACCTTGTGTTACTACCTAAGGGGAAATGACTCAGAAAGAGAAGTTATTAGATGTGGTAGCTCTTCAATAATAACTGAAGTCATGGAGAGCATTTACTCCTTTCTGCAAAAAAATGCTTTGTCAGAAAAAAAGGTTAAGCAGCGTCTCGAGAAAACCCACTGTGTTTTAGTTGAGAGGGGACAGAAGTTAATTTTACCCAGACAAGCAGTGCTACGAATGTACGAGCAACTTGAGATCAAGCCTTTCCTCTACAGAGTTCCCCCATATTTTGGAAGGTTTCATCAGTTATTTGAATTTTTAGGTTGCTCCAAAGATGTATCTCCTATCCATTATGCCGTGGTCCTAGAAATTCTCCAGAGGGATTGCCAGTCAGGGAATTTGAATTCAGATGAGCTTAACAAATGTGCCGCAGCAGTAAAGGGATTCTTCAATAGCTTGCAGAAAGATACGGACTATTTGTGCACACTTTCCAAATTGTATCTTCCTTCAATGCCAGCCAGAGGGGACCCCAAGAATTCGAATCTATCCACCATCCCTGTTACTTTGCAAGAATCAACGAATCTTTTCTTTGACGACGCTCCTACTTTTGTCCATCGGATTCAAAGACTAGCTCAGCCATTTGTTGTTGAACTCAGCCTGATGAACGTGAGGTGCAAGTTTTCTACAGACAATTGCAAAGATCTAATAATGAAATTGCCGCAACATTTACAACCAAAAATGTTATCTGAAGTGGTCAAAGAAAAACTCAGCTATCCTCAAGGTACAGTTATAGTGTCGTCAGAGATGCTTAATACATTGAAACAGCAGCTGTGGTCAGTTCAGTTTGGTCGTGGGCTTGCTAGACTTATCAAAGACGCCAAATCTCAAGACAAAAGTTTTGACAAAGAGGTAATCTCCGGCATTGAAGATAGTTTGAGAAAAATTCAGCTTCTTTCCGTTAAGAGTCTCAGTACCTCCCTTTTCCACAGTGAAGTTTTGATCCCAGGAAGTCAATCTAACGTACCATTCTTCATAGAAACTCGGCAAGAGTCTGATGGACATGTATATAAGGTATACATCCAAGCCACAGCTGAAGGTCATGTCAAGAGGTATTCATTAGCCTTGATAGCCAAGATTATTATCGAAATTTATGGTAAGTACCTAGGAAAGAACGCGTTTATGGTTTCGGAGATTTTGCGTTGTCCCGTTACAGAAATTTGGTCAATGCTAGATGAAATGAATATCCTTAAAGATGACAGCTACATTGAAGAAGAGATTAGCATTTATCCAGAGCCAGGAACCCTGATTCCAGTTGAGCTACATTATTTGCTTAAAAATACTTTCGAAGAGTTTGATCCTGGCGAGAACGTAGGATATCAGCTGCATGACCCAAGTCTGGACACGGAAGACACTACAACATATATTTACGCCATCATTACCGAAGAAGTAACAGATGACGATGTTAGCCTCAGGGAAAAAAAGTACATGATCAACATTGGGCACGACAAAGAACCTGCTACAGCAGAGGCATCTCGTTTGTTTAAGCTCTGCCCCCTTAACGAAGTTTTTGACTATAAATCAGGATGCCATAGAAACAAACAAGAGGTTCTCGATGAAGAAAGAAGAGGTCTTCTTACGAGTTTCTGCACAAGAAATCCTCAACCACAAGAAGCCAAACGTTGGCTCAGACAAGCAAAGGCTGACCTTGAGGCTGCTGTTAACGGGTTCTCTCTCACTATACCGTTTTATGAGTGGATATGCTTTCAGTGCCACCAG GCAGCAGAGAAGGCGATTAAGGCTGTACGCTATGAAAATGGCGTCGAAAAGGTGGATGTCCACAACTTGGTTTTAAACTGCTCCGATTTAGCCGACACTAAATTGATTGACTTAGCTAGAGCATTGGAGAAACTGGTGGGTGATTCTACCCGAATGCGTTATCCAGACAGAGTGCCCCACCCCCAGATTCCAAATGACTTGTACTCCCGAAGCATGGCAAACGAGGCCCAAGAAATAGCTGCAAGGATTGTGGCGCATGTAGAGGAAAGATTAGAG CCGCACCCAGAGACCTAG